The sequence TCAAAGAGCTAGGCGCGCTTGCTTAGGGGGCAACGAAAGGGCAGACGAGAGGCCGGTTTGCGGTTCCAAGGAGGGTTTCCCGAGGTATCGCAGGCGAGGTAGCCGAATCGGCGGGACGATCCGTTGTAGACAAGCCGCTAGCAGGAGGTTCAAGCGTGCCGCGTCTTTCTTCTCGCTCGGTCTTGAAGGcgttcgtttctttttttgcaaaCGGCGCGTATATACAGCAGAATGCAATTCTAAACAAGAAACCACGTCACAGGCTGCTTTCTTCTCGTTTTACTTGGTTCTCCAGGTGGCGACGCTGGCTGGCGCAACGATATTTAGCCGATGCGATGCGCTGAGATGCGATGCGACCGTGGGGAGGAAAAAAGGTGGGGTGCAGCGATGAATCGGAGAACGCGCGGGGAGCCGAACGGAGATCGACTGAGGGGAATTGACTATTGGGGGGATTTCAGTATCGAAGACCAGGGGGGAAGAATTGGAATATATTCCACATACCTTGAGCGCAGAAACGTACAACGGatggggagagaaagaagaaggagaagaagcgacaATCGATGCTGTATAAATTAGTAGCTCGATATCGCTATCGATCGCCGACAAACGGAGCTGGACCCATCGCCAATCCCAGATAATAACTACTAACTACTAATATGTAATATGTAGCAGTAATTAATGACTACCGGATATCTCGTGTCACACCCAACACGGCAAAATTGGGAAACAAAATGAGTGgttttttgttctttgcgGCTTGATTGCTGCTCGTGTCTTTCCTGTCTTGTTTTGGACTCTCAGCCGAGCCAATGGTGCAAGGCagcatctcttttttctacAGAATGGCGCGTGCTCTCTCTTCGAGGCGGGGGGTTCCACTGCCCAGGGTTCGGGAATTAGTGACTTGACAGGATTCTATTACCAGAGAGGAGTCAGTCAGTCAATCTCTATTTCtgtgctgctcttttttttttcttttttcttatacaTAGGTCTTAGTCCAAGTCGAGGCCGATGTAGGAGGCGCTGGCCCAGTCACTGTTATTAGATCTTGGCTGTAGTACTAAGATAAGATAAAAGAACACTGACGTAGCTGTCAAATTTGAGTGTGCGCTACCTAAACTATGCGCTGCAGAAGCACCTGTCAACTCAAAAAGTatcagcagcgccgccgcatccatctccaactGTTTCCCAACCCCATgcgctgccaccaccaccactacacACACCTGCCTGTCGCATCCCTTTACCCGGGCTCAGCCGCGCGACcagaaagggagagagaaacacCAGAGAATCTTAACCAGCTGCTATAACCACACAAAAGTCCGTGCGGGGTTGGTTTCGCCCGAGCTCCAAAGTGAGGAGAAGGCCGGCACGAGCGTGTTGGAGACGTGCAGCGTGCAACCACACCTTGACGCCTTGCAAGCATTAacaggcgatgatgatgccagcCTTTCAATCTCAATGcaagggggaaaagatgTGCTACTACTTGTGTTGCTCATCGTGGCACCCTCGTGATGATGCGTGACTGCACGCAACCTTGATATGCGTGCCCTCACTTTTAGCAGCAAGTCTACAACTATACCATCTTCAAtcgtgtactccgtatagcATCATTGTATCTTCATACCTATATGCCCCCCTTCACTCAGGATACACCATCTTGCGCGTCACTCCCCCATCCACCACCATCTCAACCCCCGTCACGCCCTCATTTTCCACCAAGTAAACCACCGCCTTCGCAACATCCTCCACCTTGCCAACCCTCCCCGTAAGCTGCCACCGCATATCCGCCTCGCCCAGCCCGTCCTCCCACCGCACGCCCTTCTCGTCCGCCTCCTTGCACTCGTCCCCGACGTGGATCCAGCCCGGCAGCACCGCGCTGACGCGCACGCCGTCCCTCGCCAGCGACACCGCCATGCTCTGCGCCATGCCCAGCAGCCCGGCCTTGGTCGTCGAGTAGGCCTCGTTGTCCGGCTCGCTCATGACGGCCCGCGTCGACGACACGTGCACCACGCAGCCCCGGGCCGCGCGCAGCATCCCCAGACACGCCTGCGTCATGAGCATCGGCGCCGTGAGGTTCGTCTCGATGCTCCTGTTCCACTCTTCCAGCGTCATGTCCGCCAGCGCCGTGCCGCCCACGCCGCCCGTGTACGCCGCGTTGTTGACCAGGCAGTCCAGCCGGCTCGCAAACAGCCTGTCGGCATGCTCGACCGCCGCCTGCATCTCCCGCGGCTGCCGGAGGTCGCACAGCGCCGTGTCGAAATCTCTCCCCCGCTGGTGCGACTTCGCCAGCAGTCCGGCCGTGTGGTCCAGCTCTGTCTTGTTGCTGTCCAGCAGAAACACCCGGTGGCCGGTTTGGAGGAGAATCCGGGATAGCCCCCGGCCGATGCCCCGCCCGGCTCCGGTGATGAGGAACGTCTTTTGAGCCGGCGCCATGGTTGAGAGAGATGAGAGATGAAAAGAGGACGCGAGAAGCGTAAGCAGGTGAGTAAAGGTGAAGTTTGAAGGGCAACAGAAGCTTCAAGGCTCTCTTTTTAGTCTGACCCCACGCTTATACAGCCCTGATGGGAAGAATCTCCATTATTTGGCTTATGATGTCACATCCACTTCGCAGCGAGTATGCAACAACAACGCACGCATACTCTGTGTAAATCAATTCCGCAGCGGATACATCTGTGGCTTCGTTGAAATGAGCTTGCTTACCCCATCTATTTCGTATTCATAGCATCACCTGCTCAAATATCAAATATATCTCCAATCCCCTGCCCTCCGCCCCTGCGGACGTCCACAATATCCAGCCTCCATCCCTCCCAGTGCTTCAAGGACCGCTTAATCTCCTTGATCCTCTCAATCCGCCTcttcgcctcctcctcgtgcGCCTTCCTAAAGGCCTCTTCATCAAATTCCATATCGTCATCCGCCAGCAGCTCGTCATCTCCACCTCCTGCCAGTGCATTCAGCCCGTGCGCAATAAAGTCACCAATACCGCCGGTCGATCCCTTCTTGTGCGCCGGAGGGTGGTTGTTACCCGAGAGATCAACGTCGTCGAACCCGGGACTAATGGCTTCCATTTCGCGCCGTCTCTCGATCCAGGCACCGCTGCGAAGCTCGTGGATCTCTGCCTCGAGACTgcgaatcttcttctccagcttgaGTCTTCCTTCGGCTTCGAGCTCATCAACACCCTCATCGTCAAGGCCGCCTCCCCCTTCTGCAGATTTGCGGCTTCGAAGCTTGACGTTTTCGCTTTCTAGATTCTCCACCTTGGATCGCAGCTCCTGCACCTCGCtctctgccttttccttgtctttcCTTAGAGCTTGCGACCGGGCGTCTTGCTCTTTATGTAGCGTAGTCAATGTCGCGACCTTCTTTTCGAGCGcttcggccttcttctctagctcctccttggcttTTTTAACCTCGTCCAAGTCGTGTTCAAGCGTCTTTACCTTGGTTTCTGCGCTGGTTCGTTCGCTGCCTTCGCGAACGGCCTTTTCTGTCGCGCGCTCAAGATTCTTTTTCAAATCTTGCAGTTCGCGCTGAGCTTTGCCCGCTGCGGCTTCGGCACGAGCAACCTTGTCTTCGAGGGCAGTAATCTGCTCCTTTTCTGAAGATGCACCGCTCTCCTGGCGTTCAACGCGAGCTTTCAGCTTTGAAATCTCAATCTCCATAGACTCAATCGTGGCCAATTTAGCATTCAATTCGAGTTGTaatgatggcggcgatgctgttgctgatacTGATTGacgatggccatggcctATATTCCGTGATActtgttgctgcagctgagagTTTTGGCGCTGTAGAGACgcaatctcctccttctgCAGCGCCGTTAGTAAGCAACTCTTGCAACATGTAGGCTGAAGAAAGGGTTCTGTTTCTTTCGACTTTACGTACCAATTTCTCTGTTTGGCCGTCCTTGTCGTCCTTGCCATCAGACTCACGTAGGTCAGCCAACTCTTCTTCCgccttcttccatctcttctccgAGTCAGCAGCCTCCTTGATGATGCGCTTGTTCTCCTTCTCTAGCTCTTCTATCCTCGCCACATGCTTTCTGTAGATATCGGGTGCCGTGTCGCCTTCAGGGCTAAACGGTCCAGGCGACATTGGCCCCGGGCTTGCAAGGGAGCCGGCGCGGAATGAGGTCGATCTGAGCTTTGATTGTTGTGCGAGCGATGGTGTTTCGGACGGTGATGACTCGCTGGCCTTGTCTTCTAGCTTGTCGTCTTGTTTATCCTCTTGCTGGTCCTCAGGTTCGCCCTCAgccttggcttcttcgaCAGCAGTGTCGTCTGCATCCTGGCTCGGCTGGGGCTGCTCTGTGGTGTCTTCGACAGCTTCGGGAGCGGGCGCTTCTACTTCCTCTTTGGGCTCTGCCTTTGAGCTGGAAGAcgcccccttcttctttttcttcttcaattgcTCGACCTGGAAGCGTCCTGTTAgctacatgcacatgcaccTTGATGGGGCAGCTTGGCTGAGCATCAGCTGGGGCTTCTCACGCGCTTCTTTGCGGCGGcaatcttctccctcttctctttgtcgTCTGCGTCTGCCATTTTCAGCCGGTTGGAATACAAATTATGGACAGCGCGGCTGATGCAGTTTGTACTGAAGCGGCGCGTAGATGCTCCCTTGGCTGGTTATGGTGCTGCCCTGGCCTCGACGCACCTTCGTCATAGGTGGCCATTGGGGGCTTACAGTGTCAACTGTGCGTACTGTGACACCACACACTGTAACCCACTTGCATCAAGGCTGATGGCGGTGCATAAGAGAATATCAAATACAGGCGAATAAATCAAAATATTTGCAAACTTCAAGCCAATTTAAGCATCGGAGCGAGCGTGGCATTGCATGTTCCACTAGATGGGAATTATGGTTGAAATAAGTGCGTCCTTACCGTTTGGATTTCGTTTGCATCTGTGCCCAGAAGCGTAGGCGCAAGGTACCTACCTAAGGCAGAATCAAACTGGTACCTACTCGAATGTCGCTGCTCACAACTCATCCTGGAGAGCTGCTTCACACGCCTGCACTTCAAGAATGGAACGCAAAGTTCAACACCCGCCGATATAAACAGATGCCTGAGGTGCCCTGTCGCTGCAGCTGATGCCACCTAATCACCTGATATCTGCCTGCCCTTGCCGCTGCATCTAGGGAAGTACGAGTGGCAGGTGCCTCTGCCTTGTGCCTGTTCGCTGCGAGCATCGTCTTGCTTgatttttcttgctctctgGGCTGCACAGCAAACTCTCtgcttcgccatcttctcgTCTCGCCTCATCACCTTCCATCCCCGTCTCTCGTTCTTCACCATCTTCTGCACTTTGACGGtagtttcttcctttttgctcTCTAAGAATTTTCTATCTCCTAGACCCTAGGTCCCCATCCCATTCCCTCGCAAAAACCTTCGTCATGAACTGGGTGGAAGGCAACCTCTCTCGGCATCGTCGAGGAAAGGGCTGGAAAGAGGACATTGTAAAACAAGAGCAATATTTCGCAAAGGCCCGCTCTCGGCAGCGTGAGCAAGCAAAAACCAGCCCTGTGACTCTATCTGCTGCCAATTTCGTCCCCAGCTATTCTGCCTCATCGAAAACAGCCACCGGGGTGACCAGATCAAGTCCTTCCTCTTCGCTACCAGCGCCTCTGGACACTTCCGACAAGTCCTCGGCTAACAAGGCTAACCCGTCGCAAATCATGCAACGCGATGTTACTGAACAGCTGTTATGCGTCGTGCCACCAAGCCAGATGAGCGGGTCGGCTATGTTCACTGGTCAGTCGATGGAAGGCCATTTAGCTGGCATCTTTGATCTAGAGGCCGAGCGGTGGAGACTTCTCAAAGATGAAGACTTTATGCCAACTGAACTGCCGAAACTTTCAATAATAAAACCCACGCAGAAAAGAGGCTGTTCAACCGCTGCTAGGCAAATTGTCgggcaacagcagcagtttgAAAAACCTACTAGCCGTCGCGCGATGCAGCCAAGCGTTGGCGGACAAAGGGGTagcagaaagaggagatCGAGCCAGATCACGTCTTCGCCCGTCGATACAACGATCAGGATACGAGTTGGGAGTAGAAACTATCAATGGAGCGAGGCGGGCAATTCTGTAAGAGACCCTGCGTATCATAGCGACTACTCGTCACCAAGTCAAAGTGAAGATGAAACTGGATGCAAGACCAGCAGTACGGGCAATCCATCATACGTCATTGGCAAGTCTCTTGCAAGGCTCTCGTCACTAGCTATCAGTTCATTACCTTGGCTATCCCCTGGAAGCAATCAGTCTACACATTGCCGAAGGTTCTCCGACCCGACGCAGCGCATTGACAGAGCAGCATCGGCAAAATCTCAATGCCCGATGACAGCTTATACTAATGGGCTATCACCAAGACCGCCGGCATCAACGCCTGCGATTGACTCCGTTAGCAGCATGGTCGTTGAGGTTGGCAGTGGTCAAAATTCTCCGAAGATTTGCATaggtgaagaagagataTGGAGGGCGTGGCTGAACAAAGACATTCCCGTGTTCCAGGTGCCAAAATACAACAAGACATAGCTGCCGATATTGTCAGACCTCGTACAACACTCGTGCCTTGGGGATTAGCAGTTGCTGCATTGCCAATCCAAGCTGACTGCGAACGCGCCCTCCAAGAACCTAGTGTGAGGTTGAAAAGACGGTTTGACGGAAGACTGTGAACAATTTGCGTATCCATGCCCTTTCGAAGCATATAGCCGAACCGGGGGTAACGAGAGCGAAGCACCTGTTGAAAGGAACCATGGCCCCACACGAAGTTGAGAAAACACAACTGCCGACATTTTAGTGCGGTCAGAAGCTGCACAAGCACCACGACGGATGCATTCGGATGGCCAACGAGTGGGGGTCATGAGATTGAGCCATTATTTCCGCTTGCAGGGACAAGGATTGATAGTAATATTCAGGCAACGGATTCTTGATGGGAAAATTTTGCCTTTTGGATGGGGATATGTCCAAGCGATCCTAGAGCTGTGGGATGAAGTCGTGGGTAGCTTGGCGGATACAGACTCAGACCAAAGCGGCAGCTTGTGACCCCACCAGCCAGCCGGTTCCGAATGGCACGGTGGAGCTGAAGTGGGAAATATCAGCCACGGCCACGTGCCGACGACCGCCAAAGGACCGGCGGCATTAGCTTTCGGCGGTGATGTTCCGCGCTTGTCTGGCCGAACAAAGCGCCGTGGCGCTGCATGCGGAATTTAAAGATGCCCTGAAGATGGCAATAAGCTCTGAAGCAGTGCAGCCAAGGGTCCTGTCCATGTCGGGGAAAGTGAGAGGAGGAGCTGTCTCGCGGAGCATGTAGCTGTGTGATTCGTCGGAATAACCAGCCGTGTATTCGTATAATGATACCCGCCGCCAATATGAATCGCCGGACTGTCCAGCTGTCTTTTCGTGCGCTGATGATGCCATTACTTGCCACCATTGGATGCTGGAAGTCGCCATGAATGGGAGTATAACATTCCCCGCTGCAGATTTTTGGACTGGAGGCAAGGCAGAGAATGGGGTACAGATCAATAGGCAGCGCTAGGCATCAAGACTATGCGCAGTTGTCGCTGATGATCTGACCAAAAACAGCTGAGGAGGGAACTGAGCTAACCACCCCTTGTCAATCTGGCAATAATAGGCGTATAGTATATCCGACATGACAAACTAGAGCAGAAGAGGAGACgacggagagagagagagaaaaaaaacctgtCTTTGATTGCCATGGgcaaactgctgctgccgtacATATGCACGGCTCGTACGTGAGCTGCATACGGATACATGTTAGTGCACCCAAAGCTATCCCCGTTCTCCAAAAATCTCCAAAGACAGGTACTACCCAGTAGTCGCCACCTGTCTTACGCCAGCGCAAGAAGAGAACAACAGAGCACTACTGCTGCACCCAGAATCCTAGCGAGAGGGGAACTTTGCCGACCTATCCAGCATCTTGAAGCCATCCAGCTTCAGCTCAGCCCCAAAGGGATACCTGACGCGTGCGTGCAAGCCTAAAGCTCCTATCTACCTAACAGGCTGGCCAACCGGCCGCGATGGAACAGCAAATACTGGGACTAGCATTCAAAGTTTAAACAAGCCAATCTCGCAAGGCCTAGCCAGCTAACCTAGCCTCCATTATGAAGCGGATCCCTTCGGCCTCGTGTTTTGGCGATGGCGTACGGAGCCACGGGCCATCAAGCTGTATGCTGGAGCAAAGTTAGTTTCGATGGTGGCGTTTGAAGAGGCAGGTCAAAGTGGGCTAATTGACAGGTTAACCACCAACGTAAACTCATTGGAGGAGCAAAAGACTTGTGCAGCAATGAAACGGCGTGCGGGGCTGGTCAGGGCCATGGTGTAATTCAAGCAACAGAGACAAAGAGACGAGAGCTTCGGTTTCTGACTCTGACAACTGGGTTTCCATAACACTATTGATCAACGCTCCGCCCCtgttttttcctttctctcgtGGCAATGTTACTCCGACGCTATCGCACAGAGCCGCGGCCGCCACGCCTGAGCCGCAGCGATACCCGTCTCAGCTGCCAGGAAAATGAATCGTACCCGCGTGTTTATTTGGTCTAATATGATATGCCTATGGCACGTTTCTGTCTAGTCTACTTTTGATGAATAAGGCAAAATGAAATATcatcaaaacaccaaaaagaggaaattgTCAAGTGTGAAACAAATAAAtgaagattaaaaaaaaaaaaaaaaaaaaaaaaaaaaaaaaacagaaactGGCCAGAATGTAGCATCCGCTCATCCCAAACGCCCACCAAgggctttgcctttttttggcCTTCGAGACAGAACTGCCGAGAGTACCTGTTCCTATCTTTCCAAACCAATTTTCCCAAAACGCATAAACGCCATGTGTTTTTTCCACTCCCCCATCTATAGCAGAATAAGCACCACCTCGCCAGCCGTTCCCATTGGCTTAAGAGGGTAATAAAAATTGCGCCACAAATTAACGCTTTTTCTTATTGCAAAGtatttgccctttttttttttttccctgttcTGTTGATGCGTGCCGAGATTGCCAGCTCAAGCATATTCCGTCCCATCGCCATTTGATCCCTGTTATTTTGcggaaataagaaaaaaaattgttggtccttttatttatttatttattttttctttcttgcatGGCTGGCCAATTTTTAGCGGTTCGTAaaagccccccccccccggctttttatatttgaTAATTGTAAATAAGGCTGGAAAGAAACACAAAGGTcctttatcttcttcagTAGATAAGTAGGTACTTGGCAAGAAAAGGTACCAAAATTGGGAATACATAATAAGTTACCAATTTGAAATAAGATTGACAAGCGGGGATTGATCAGGTGCCAATCGAGGCAGGCGCCTCTtcagccaccagccaccaGTGAAGTGTTTGGCAGGCAGCTgaatgagaagagaaaggatcAAAGATTGACTGCCTACCCGCAGTAGCTGTAGCTATAGCTGTAGCTATAGCTGTAGCTAGTAGCCAGTAGCCAGTAGCAATAGTAGTAGCTAGTAGCTAGTAGCAATAGTAGTACTATGTAGGTATGTACtcgtgctggtgctggtgctggtgctggtgctagTACTGCAGAGCACATATCCGAGCAAGCGAATCAGAGGCTCTGCAGCAAAACGCAGCTAGTACTCCGCACAAGAGacggagagaaagaaaagaatgcgGAGTAGTATCAAGAGGTTCTGACAGGTCGtaagtagtaggtaggtatgtatTCTGCTGCTAGGTACTACTGCCTAGATGGTATCTTGTTGTATAGGTAATACTCCGTAGTAAAATGTAGTCAATGGGATTGTTTGCCTGCatgtaaaaaaacaaagatcCCTCCCCGTGCTTATGCTAAGATAAACAGAAAATGAAACCGCggataaaaacaaaagcccTTTTTCGTAGTAAGTATAGCTGCTCTAATGGTATGTCGGCAGATGTAAGTCGAAACTTTGACGGATCCAGCGCCTGAAGCTGTTTGGTTGGCTTGCGCGGGACCCCATGGTACAGTGCAGGATAGCAGtggtaagagagagagaggtaggGGTGCGGCCGGCGCGGCTTTAGTCATAAAGGGGGGTGGAGGGGCGTATATACTGGATACGTGTATCAAGTATTGGTTGGTGATAAGTTCATCCGCGGGTGCGAATTTGGGCTGGTCGCCGAGCTCATCTCTAGTGTTGCCTTTTCTTGCTACTCTCGCCGGCGAATCTCCTTTCGCTTCGCTTGCAAGGATGTCTTGCAAGTAGGGCATTCGTAGCCATGGCGGCTGATGTAGATTCGTTTCAGGCACTTGGTGCAGCGCCACCATGTGATGGAGGCATTGCGGCCTTCGAACCAGTCCTCCTTAGCCGCCACTCCGCGCTTCTCAATGTCCTCTTTGTGAAAGTCTCTCAGATGGTCGCGAAAGTGGTCGCGGCGATGAAATGGATCGCGCCGACGGCCGCAGCGGGCGTAATCGCAGTGATACGCTTCCTTCTGAGAGGCCGGAGCATGCTTGTGCTTGTAGTGGCGGTCGAGATCGGCGCGACGCTTAAAAGGTTTCGCATCGCAGCCGGGATGTAAGCAACACACTGGATAGTCGCGGCCATTGGAGGCAAACCTACGCTCAATGTGGTTAATCGTAAAGTGCGATTTGTGGTTGTTGGGCGGCACGGAGCAACTTACGTTAGTGACTCTGCTGGCGAAGCCACTTCTTGACTAGTCGTGGCATCTGGGCTGCTATAGGTGGACGTCGCAGGCGTGCCGATGCTTGCATATGACGGGAAGCAAGATAAGCTGGGGGCCGGCGAGGTCTGCTGTGAGAAGAACGAGTCCGTAGAGACT comes from Trichoderma asperellum chromosome 3, complete sequence and encodes:
- a CDS encoding uncharacterized protein (EggNog:ENOG41) codes for the protein MAPAQKTFLITGAGRGIGRGLSRILLQTGHRVFLLDSNKTELDHTAGLLAKSHQRGRDFDTALCDLRQPREMQAAVEHADRLFASRLDCLVNNAAYTGGVGGTALADMTLEEWNRSIETNLTAPMLMTQACLGMLRAARGCVVHVSSTRAVMSEPDNEAYSTTKAGLLGMAQSMAVSLARDGVRVSAVLPGWIHVGDECKEADEKGVRWEDGLGEADMRWQLTGRVGKVEDVAKAVVYLVENEGVTGVEMVVDGGVTRKMVYPE
- a CDS encoding uncharacterized protein (EggNog:ENOG41): MADADDKEKREKIAAAKKRVEQLKKKKKKGASSSSKAEPKEEVEAPAPEAVEDTTEQPQPSQDADDTAVEEAKAEGEPEDQQEDKQDDKLEDKASESSPSETPSLAQQSKLRSTSFRAGSLASPGPMSPGPFSPEGDTAPDIYRKHVARIEELEKENKRIIKEAADSEKRWKKAEEELADLRESDGKDDKDGQTEKLKEEIASLQRQNSQLQQQVSRNIGHGHRQSVSATASPPSLQLELNAKLATIESMEIEISKLKARVERQESGASSEKEQITALEDKVARAEAAAGKAQRELQDLKKNLERATEKAVREGSERTSAETKVKTLEHDLDEVKKAKEELEKKAEALEKKVATLTTLHKEQDARSQALRKDKEKAESEVQELRSKVENLESENVKLRSRKSAEGGGGLDDEGVDELEAEGRLKLEKKIRSLEAEIHELRSGAWIERRREMEAISPGFDDVDLSGNNHPPAHKKGSTGGIGDFIAHGLNALAGGGDDELLADDDMEFDEEAFRKAHEEEAKRRIERIKEIKRSLKHWEGWRLDIVDVRRGGGQGIGDIFDI
- a CDS encoding uncharacterized protein (EggNog:ENOG41), which produces MNWVEGNLSRHRRGKGWKEDIVKQEQYFAKARSRQREQAKTSPVTLSAANFVPSYSASSKTATGVTRSSPSSSLPAPLDTSDKSSANKANPSQIMQRDVTEQLLCVVPPSQMSGSAMFTGQSMEGHLAGIFDLEAERWRLLKDEDFMPTELPKLSIIKPTQKRGCSTAARQIVGQQQQFEKPTSRRAMQPSVGGQRGSRKRRSSQITSSPVDTTIRIRVGSRNYQWSEAGNSVRDPAYHSDYSSPSQSEDETGCKTSSTGNPSYVIGKSLARLSSLAISSLPWLSPGSNQSTHCRRFSDPTQRIDRAASAKSQCPMTAYTNGLSPRPPASTPAIDSVSSMVVEVGSGQNSPKICIGEEEIWRAWLNKDIPVFQVPKYNKT
- a CDS encoding uncharacterized protein (EggNog:ENOG41), which gives rise to MASPYASTMNDDMQSSLYSQLFSEAQLYDECQIYGAAPLCEENLPYNDWFSFGMTDYSSMADGSEICDSHSQPLSSYGGSEGCSEASSPASPVSTDSFFSQQTSPAPSLSCFPSYASIGTPATSTYSSPDATTSQEVASPAESLTFASNGRDYPVCCLHPGCDAKPFKRRADLDRHYKHKHAPASQKEAYHCDYARCGRRRDPFHRRDHFRDHLRDFHKEDIEKRGVAAKEDWFEGRNASITWWRCTKCLKRIYISRHGYECPTCKTSLQAKRKEIRRRE